The Granulicella arctica genome segment TGTCGCTCGGCGCAACGATATCCGCCCCCGCCACCGCCAGCGAAGCCGCAGCCTTCGCAATCAGCGCCACACTCGAGTCATTCTCAATCGAATAATGCTCCCCATCCCGAGCCACCACCCCGCAATGCCCATGCGACGTGTACTCGCACAAACAAACATCCGCAATCGTCACCAGCGAGTCCAGCCTTCGATTCGCCTTCAGCGCCCGCAGCGCCGTCTGCACAATCCCATCCTCGGCCCACGCCCCCGTACCCTGCTCATCCTTCTCCGCCGGCAACCCGAACAGCAGCAGCCCGCCCAGCCCCAGCGCCGCACACGCCTCCGCCTCCTTTAACGCCTCATCCACCGAGACATTGAACACCCCCGGCATCGACGAGATCTCCCTCCGCACACCCTCGCCCGGACAGATAAACAGCGGATAGATCAGCGCTCCCGGATGCAACCGCGTCTCGCGCACCAGCGACCGCAGCGCCTCCGTCCGGCGCAAACGACGCATGCGCGTAACAGGAAAGTTCATCCCTCCAGTCTACGCAACGCCTGCCCCCGGCAACAGACCACCGCTCCCCATACCGAAGTTCAAAAAAAATCCTCGGACGCCAAGACATTTCTAGATCGGTAGTAGTACTCTTGGGGCGCCAACCGGGAGACGTTTTCCCGTCATCTTCAAACTCAAGAAAAACCTTGGCGCGCATCCACCCACGCCAGCGTCATAGAAGTGCCTTTTTCATGATCAGGTTCTGCTGTCCCGCTGGACGCCCCATCCAGTGCAAATCGCTACGGTCCAAACACACGCTGCCCACCCCCGCGCAGCACCTCTGTTGTTGTTGTCGATAGCCGCGACCCCCCTCAATCGCAGCCCCAGTCTCGCTCCCCCTCGAAATCTCAGACACCAAAAGGAAAAGTTCATAGCCGTATGCGAGTTATCCGTTCGTCCTGCCTCACTCTCGGCCTCATTGTGCTCCATGCCCTCCCATCGTTCGCTCAATCCACCACCACCACCGGCAACTTCTTCCAGCGCTACGCCCACTACTACCGTCAGGACTGGACCAACACCCTCCCCTCCACCCCCGCGCCACCGCGCCGCGGCCTGCCCTCACCGCTCGACTCACCCCCCTACCCCAACGCCGACTGGTCCTACGGCGGCTCCCCCGTCATCGGCGAGCCCGACACCCAAAGCTATCCCCTCATGACCGCCATCAACGGAGCCACCTCCCGCACCAGGCTCTACGGCTGGATCGAGCCCACCATCAACGCCAGCACCTCCTCCAGCTCCAACCTCCCCGAGGCCAACAACTACATCCCCAACCGCCTCGAGCTCAACCAGATCGTCCTCTACGCTGAGCGCCTCCCCGACACCGTCCAGCGCACCCACATCGACTGGGGCTTCCACCTCACCGCCCTCTTCGGCACCGACTACCACTTCACCGCCGCCAAAGGCTACCTCTCCTCGCAGCTCATCGACCACAACAACCGCTACGGCTTCGACCCCACCCTCGAGTACGCCGACATCTACCTTCCCGTCGCCCAGGGCCTCAACCTCCGCATCGGACGCTTCATCTCCGTCCCCGGCATCGAAGCCCAGCTCGCCCCCAACAACTACACCTTCTCCCACTCCCTCCTCTACTCCATCGACCCCTTCACCGACACCGGCATCATGGCCACCCTCAAGCTCTCCGACCAGTGGCTCCTCCAGCTCGGCCTCACCGACGGCCACGACACCGCCCTCTGGACCCCCGACGCCAAACCCTCCGGAACCGCCTGCCTCAACTACACCACCCGCTCCGTCAACGACAACCTCTACCTCTGCGCCAACGGCATCAACGACGGCAAGTACGCCTACGACAACGCCCAGCAGTACGACGCCACCTGGTACCACCGCTTCTCGAAATCCCTCCACATGGCCACCGAAGCCTGGTACATGTTCGAGCGCGACGTCCCCGCCGTCGGAGGCCCGATCGCCCCCGAACCCAACACCATCGCCGCCGCCTGCGCCCCCGGCCTCACCCGCTGCACCGCACCCGAGTACGCCGCCGTCAACTTCCTCAACCAGGAGATCAACGCGCACAACTTCTTCACCCTCCGCACCGACCTCCTCAACGACAAAAAAGGCCAGCGCACCGGCCACCAGACCCGCTACTCCGAAGAAACCCTCTCCTTCAACCACTGGATCGGCAACACCATCCAGCTACGCCCCGAGCTACGCTTCGACCACGCCTGGGACCGCCCCGCCTACGACAACGGCACCCACCACAACCAGTTCACCGCCGCCACCGACCTCATCGTCCACTTCTAACCCACCCTTCCACCCACCCAAAAACTGTCATCCTGAGCGGAGCGCAGCGTAGTCGAAGAGCCTGTCCTGAACTTGTCGAAGGAACCTGCATTGGCCCTTGCTGTCGCTGTTGTCTGTTTTGAAGCTCAATCCACCCCAACAAACTGTCATCCTGAGCGAAGGCGCGCATTTTGCGCCGCAGTCGAAGGACCTGCGGTTGTTGTTGTAGTTGCCTGTTCTGCCCAAACCAGCTTTTACAATGAAACCCCACCCTCATACTCCACCCCCGAAGCCGCCGACCCCAGCGCCCAAAGCGTATACGCCCCCAGCGCCGTCCCCACCGGCAACAGAATCAGCGTCAGCGCGCCCACCACAAGCGCCAGCCGACGTCCCCAACGCTCCCTCGCCAGCAACGCATACCCCGTCAGCAGCGACAACAGCGTCAATATCAAAACGATCACCGTCAGTCCCGGCAGCAGCCCAGTCACCCACATCGGCGAAAACGAGCGCACATCCCCACCAAACGGCCACACCTCGCCGCCGAGCCGCCGCATCGTCATCGTCCGCAGTGCAAAGATCGCCACCGCCGCGGTCGCCAGCCGCAGCACCCCATAGGTGCTCCACAAAATCCCCAACGTATGCCTGTGCCGCTCCACCCGCCCCACAGGAACAGGCCCCCTAAACCGTGGCGGCTCCAGCGAAATCCTCGTCCCGCAATGCGGGCAAAACCGCTGCCCCGCGACCACCCCGCCGCAACAAACCCGACACAGCATCCCGTACCTCGTACCCATCTACCTCAGCATACGTTGCCTTTTTGAAAACGGTTCCAAAAAAGTGATCACTTCTCCCTTAAATGATCAAAATAGCGCCTTCGCTAACATAGAAGTCGTGCCCCACCCGACCCTCCTTCCCGTCATCCCCGCCCCGCTCGCCGAGTCCAGCGCAGTCGCCCTCGAGTGGCCACGCCTCCGCGACCACATCGCCGCAAAAACCAACTCCCCACTGGGCTTTGCCTGGATACAAAACCTCAAGCCAACTTCAGACCGCCCCTGGCTCGACCAGCAGCACCAACGCACCGCCGAGCTCCGCGCCTTCCTCACCGCCGGCGGCAGCTTCACCTTCCACGGCCTCTTCGACCCTACCCTCCTCCTCGACAAAGCCCGCATCGAAGGCGCCGCCCTCGAACCCCTCGAGATCCTCTCTCTCCTCACCGTAGCCGAGCGCGTCGCCGCCTGGCGCACCCTCCTCGACCCCGCACCCAACGCCACCCGCTACCACTGGCCCTCCATCGAAGCCCTCTCCACCGACCTCCTCGACCCCATCGTCAGCGCGCCCCTCGCCCCGCTCCTCCACCGCCTCCGCGGCAAGATCGAACCCGATGGCACCCTCTCCGACGACGCCAGCCCCGAGCTCCGCCGCATCCGCCGCGCCCTCGAACGCCAGCACCGCGCCATCGAAGAAAGCCTTCGCCGAGCCGCCCGCCACCTCCGCGAAGAGGGCAACACCCAATCCAATTCAGAAGACCTCATCACCATCCGCGGCGACCGCTTCGTCATCCCCGTCAAAGCCGAGTTCAAACGCCGCGTCCCCGGCGTCATCCACGCCAGCAGCTCCTCCGGCCAGACCGTCTTCATCGAGCCCCTCGAAACCATCGAGCAGAACAACGAGCTCGTCCGCCTCCTCGACGAAGAACAATCCGAGATCCACCGCATCCTCGTCGCCATGACCCACGCCCTCGGCGAATCCGCACCCACCCTCCACCTCGGCTGCGCCATCCTGGCCGAAGTAGAATCCCACGCCGCCCGAGCCCGCTTCGCCCAAGACCTCAACTGCACCCGCCCCGTCTTTACCTTCGCCGCACCCAAAAAGACGTTCGCCGAACCAAAAAACACCGTCATCCTGAGCGAAGCGCGTAGCGCTGAGTCGAAGGACCCCTGTATTTCGCCCGAAGCACCACAAACCCCACAGGGAAGCCACTCTCACCCCACCAAAAAAACCGTCCTCTCTTCGGACCTCCAACAAAACTGTCATCCTGAGCGAAGTGCGCAGCACGCAGCCGAAGGACCTGCGGTTGCACTTGCCGTTGCTCGTCCTCACCCCAACCAACCCCAACTCTCCCTAACCGCCGCCCGCCACCCCCTCCTCGAACTCCGCATGCGCGCCGAGTCAGGCCCCTCAGCCAGCCCCACCCCCCTCACCATCACCCTCCCACCCCACACCAAACAGCTCATCATCTCCGGCCCCAACACCGGAGGCAAAACCGTCTCCCTCAAAACCCTCGGCCTCCTCAGCATCATGGCCCAGTCCGGCGTCCCCATCCCCGCCGAAGAAGCACATCTCCCCCTCTTCGACGCCATCTACGCCGACATCGGCGACGCCCAATCCATCGAGCGCAACCTCTCCAGCTTCTCCGCCCACGTCGTCAACGTAGACCGCATCTCCCGTGTAGCCGACGTCCAATCCCTCGTCCTCCTCGACGAGCTAGGCTCCGCCACCGACCCCGAAGAAGGAGCCGCCCTCGCCGTAGCCGTAGCTGCCCACTTCCTCGCCCTCGATAGCTGGACCGCCATCACCACCCACCTCACCTCCCTCAAGGTCTACGCCGCCAGCCGGACAGGTGTGTTGAATGCCGCCGTAGGCTTCGACCAGCAAACCCTCTCCCCCACCTACGAGCTCCGCCTCGGCGTCCCCGGAGCCAGCGCCGGCCTCAACATCGCCGAACGCCTCGGCATGAGCCCCGACATCATCCAAAACGCCCGCGCTCAAATGACCACCCAGACCGCCGACATCGGCGCCTTCCTCGACCAGCTCCACGACCAGCTCACCGCCGCCGCCGCAGAGCGCGAAGCCCTCCAACAAAAGGAAAGGGAACTGAGCCGCGAGCGATCCCGCCTCGAGATCGAAGGCCGCCTCGAACAAAAAGCCCGCACCAAAGAGCTCGAAGCCAAGCTCCACGCCCTCATCGCCGACGTCGAATCCCAGCTCCGCGAGACCGTCAAAGCCATCGACGACAAAACCCTCTCGCAAAAAATCGCCCGCGACTCCGCCGCCCGCATGACCCGCGCGAAGCGCGAATTTTCCGAGCAGTTCAGCTCCACCGTCCTCGCCCACAACACCCGCGCCGACCAGCACGACACCCCCCTCAAGCCCAAATCCCCCACCCCCATCAAGGTCGGCGACCTCGTCCAGCTCAAATCCCTCGGCCGACAGGCCCGCGTCAACCGCATCCTCGACGACAAAACCTTCGAGGTCTCCGCCGGTCCCATGAAGATGCGCATCG includes the following:
- the hemB gene encoding porphobilinogen synthase, producing MNFPVTRMRRLRRTEALRSLVRETRLHPGALIYPLFICPGEGVRREISSMPGVFNVSVDEALKEAEACAALGLGGLLLFGLPAEKDEQGTGAWAEDGIVQTALRALKANRRLDSLVTIADVCLCEYTSHGHCGVVARDGEHYSIENDSSVALIAKAAASLAVAGADIVAPSDMMDGRVEAIRAALDAAGKQDTPVMSYASKFASAFYGPFREAADSTPQFGDRRSYQMDGANVREAMREIDQDVAEGADMLLMKPAMPYLDVIRAARERYDLPLGAYQVSGEYSMLQAAFARGWLERERAMMESLLGIRRAGADFIVTYFAQDAGRVLG
- a CDS encoding outer membrane beta-barrel protein, whose amino-acid sequence is MRVIRSSCLTLGLIVLHALPSFAQSTTTTGNFFQRYAHYYRQDWTNTLPSTPAPPRRGLPSPLDSPPYPNADWSYGGSPVIGEPDTQSYPLMTAINGATSRTRLYGWIEPTINASTSSSSNLPEANNYIPNRLELNQIVLYAERLPDTVQRTHIDWGFHLTALFGTDYHFTAAKGYLSSQLIDHNNRYGFDPTLEYADIYLPVAQGLNLRIGRFISVPGIEAQLAPNNYTFSHSLLYSIDPFTDTGIMATLKLSDQWLLQLGLTDGHDTALWTPDAKPSGTACLNYTTRSVNDNLYLCANGINDGKYAYDNAQQYDATWYHRFSKSLHMATEAWYMFERDVPAVGGPIAPEPNTIAAACAPGLTRCTAPEYAAVNFLNQEINAHNFFTLRTDLLNDKKGQRTGHQTRYSEETLSFNHWIGNTIQLRPELRFDHAWDRPAYDNGTHHNQFTAATDLIVHF
- a CDS encoding endonuclease MutS2; the protein is MPHPTLLPVIPAPLAESSAVALEWPRLRDHIAAKTNSPLGFAWIQNLKPTSDRPWLDQQHQRTAELRAFLTAGGSFTFHGLFDPTLLLDKARIEGAALEPLEILSLLTVAERVAAWRTLLDPAPNATRYHWPSIEALSTDLLDPIVSAPLAPLLHRLRGKIEPDGTLSDDASPELRRIRRALERQHRAIEESLRRAARHLREEGNTQSNSEDLITIRGDRFVIPVKAEFKRRVPGVIHASSSSGQTVFIEPLETIEQNNELVRLLDEEQSEIHRILVAMTHALGESAPTLHLGCAILAEVESHAARARFAQDLNCTRPVFTFAAPKKTFAEPKNTVILSEARSAESKDPCISPEAPQTPQGSHSHPTKKTVLSSDLQQNCHPERSAQHAAEGPAVALAVARPHPNQPQLSLTAARHPLLELRMRAESGPSASPTPLTITLPPHTKQLIISGPNTGGKTVSLKTLGLLSIMAQSGVPIPAEEAHLPLFDAIYADIGDAQSIERNLSSFSAHVVNVDRISRVADVQSLVLLDELGSATDPEEGAALAVAVAAHFLALDSWTAITTHLTSLKVYAASRTGVLNAAVGFDQQTLSPTYELRLGVPGASAGLNIAERLGMSPDIIQNARAQMTTQTADIGAFLDQLHDQLTAAAAEREALQQKERELSRERSRLEIEGRLEQKARTKELEAKLHALIADVESQLRETVKAIDDKTLSQKIARDSAARMTRAKREFSEQFSSTVLAHNTRADQHDTPLKPKSPTPIKVGDLVQLKSLGRQARVNRILDDKTFEVSAGPMKMRIDRSDIAAVEQVKAITPLEAARRRGGVTIQTAATTDADYMTSEINVIGRTSDEAATEVERFLDRAFLSGLPRIRIVHGTGMGILRRTLRELLRNHPHVATITEPPPNQGGQGATEVELRQ